The following proteins are co-located in the Cutaneotrichosporon cavernicola HIS019 DNA, chromosome: 3 genome:
- the NUC1 gene encoding uncharacterized protein (DNA/RNA non-specific endonuclease): MPTLGPSLLFAAGLTLGIAGGYFGGRDKKVAPAYPVGTPLPAPPEGGQELQRLPIPTSAGPVVLAGGYPGPTFDVIRRHAYITAYDRRMRHPAWTAEHLTAESLRRTPSGNGTKPVPLDQARAADTVPEKVDRSKSTFQEDENIPELFRSKLSDYFRSGYDRGHMVPAADAKISQTAMNETFFLTNIAPQVGEGFNRHYWAYVEDFCRRLTTNFEDVYVFTIPLYLPTRGADGKWRVTYEVIGETPSVSVPTHFAKVVLASRPDFGFPQKPNASNKEVTSPSTVKELAMGAFILPNKEIPDQADLRTFIAPVETVERAAGLQLFNEDLKEKSRQLCAVTQCSVVVRRFDDTRKEFAKKK, from the exons ATGCCCACGCTCGGCCCCTCGCTGCTCTTTGCAGCCggcctcaccctcggcaTTGCCGGCGGGTACTTTGGGGGTCGCGACAAGAAGGTCGCCCCTGCCTACCCGGTCGGAACGCCACTCCCAGCACCTCCCGAGGGCGGACAGGAGTTGCAGCGCCTGCCTATCCCGACGTCCGCTGGGCCGGTTGTGTTGGCGGGTGGATACCCTG GCCCTACGTTCGATGTGATCCGTCGACACGCGTACATTACCGCGTACGACCGCCGTATGCGCCACCCGGCATGG ACCGCCGAGCATCTCACCGCCGAGTCGCTTCGCCGCACGCCGTCTGGGAACGGCACCAAGCCGGTCCCTCTGGACCAGGCCCGGGCGGCCGACACCGTCCCGGAAAAGGTTGATCGCTCCAAGAGCACGTTccaggaggacgagaacaTCCCCGAGCTCTTCCGCTCCAAGCTCTCTGACT ACTTCCGCAGCGGCTACGACCGCGGTCACAT ggTGCCCGCGGCCGATGCCAAGATCTCGCAGACGGCCATGAACGAGACGTTCTTCCTGACCAACATTGCGCCGCAGGTTGGCGAGGGATTCAACCGCCACT actGGGCCTACGTCGAGGACTTCTGCCGCCGCCTGACCACCAACTTTGAGGACGTCTACGTGTTTAC CATCCCGCTCTACCTTCCCACCCgtggcgccgacggcaagTGGCGTGTG ACCTATGAGGTGATTGGCGAGACGCCCTCCGTTTCCGTCCCAACGCACTTCGCCAAGGTTGTCCTCGCGTCGCGCCCCGACTTCGGGTTCCCCCAGAAGCCCAACGCGTCGAACAAGGAGGTTACCTCTCCCAGCAccgtcaaggagctcgcgATGGGCGCGTTCATCCTCCCGAACAAGGAGATCCCGGACCAGGCCGATCTCCGAACCTTTATCGCGCCTG TTGAGACTGTTGAGCGCGCGGCCGGTCTCCAGCTCTTCAACGAGGACCTCAAGGAAAAGTCGCGCCAGCTTTGTGCGGTCACTCAGTGCTCGGTCGTCGTGCGCCGCTTCGACGACACGCGCAAGGAGTTTGCTAAGAAGAAGTAG
- the nop56 gene encoding uncharacterized protein (Small nuclear ribonucleoprotein), with amino-acid sequence MSGSLTHILLEGASGYAIFNVKLQEEIAARSKQLQDSINDWNTFNRMVELASFFPFTSAAQALENANDVSEGVLNPHLKSLLAMVIPSSGSKGNKSQAGVLLGVSERGLAGAIQGETGILCDTSERALELIRGVRLYQDKFLAKEGLEKGDITQAQLGLGHSYSRGKVKFNVNRSDNMIIQAISLSDQLDKDLNTFSMRCREWYGWHFPELYKLVPDAHQYAQLAVLIGDRTQLNEDKLADMQEILDDDETRARNVLDAARASMGSDINEIDLLNISNFAERVVKLAEYRKSLRRYLVEKMSIVAPNLSALLGETIAARLISHAGSLTNLAKYPASTVQILGAEKALFRALKTKGNTPKYGLIYHSSFISRAGSKYKGRISRFLANKCSIACRIDCFSDVPTNKFGEALRAQVEERLAFFETGVAPSKNADAMQKALKAIAADLGDDEDDDDDDEGDVSAADIEAAAKQVEKDQVSAAKARGPMDPELAQLASSAAATPSKKEKKDKKDKKEKRKRDEDEDEDEGRRKKEKKEKKDKSDKSESKKEKKDKSDKKDKKEKKDKKDKKKSKD; translated from the exons ATGTCCGGCTCACTCACCCACATCCTCCTTGAGGGCGCCTCTGGCTATGCCATCTTCAACGTCAAGCTCCAGGAGGAGATTGCCGCGCGGTCCAAGCAGCTCCAGGACTCGATCAATGACTGGAACACGTTCAACCGCatggtcgagctcgcctcGTTCTTCCCCTTCACCAgcgccgcgcaggcgctcgagaacgCCAACGACGTTTCGGAGGGTGTGCTCAACCCCCACCTGAagagcctcctcgccatggTCATCCCCAGCTCTGGCTCCAAGGGTAACAAATCCCAGGCTGGTGTGCTCCTCGGAGTCTCGGAGCGTGGCCTCGCCGGTGCGATCCAGGGTGAGACTGGCATCCTCTGCGACACCTCGGAGCGTgctctcgagctcatccGTGGCGTCCGTCTCTACCAGGACAagttcctcgccaaggagggTCTTGAGAAGGGTGACATTACCCAGGCCCAGCTCGGTCTCGGCCACTCGTACTCGcgcggcaaggtcaag TTCAACGTCAACCGCTCGGACAACATGATCATCCAGGccatctcgctctcggaccagctcgacaaggacctCAACACCTTCTCGATGCGTTGCCGCGAGTGGTACGGCTGGCACTTCCCCGAGCTGTACAAGCTTGTCCCCGATGCGCACCAGTACGCCCAActtgccgtcctcatcggcgACCGCACTCAGCTTaacgaggacaagctcgccgacatgcaggagatcctcgacgatgacgagacCCGCGCCCGTAACGTCCTCGATGCGGCCCGCGCCTCCATGGGTTCGGACATTAACGAGatcgacctcctcaacatCTCCAACTTTGCCGAGCGTgtcgtcaagctcgccgagtACCGCAAGAGCCTGCGTCGCTACCTGGTCGAGAAGATGAGCATTGTCGCGCCCAACCTGTcggctctcctcggcgagaccATTGCCGCTCGCCTCATCAGCCACGCCGGTTCGCtcaccaacctcgccaagtACCCCGCCTCGACCGTGCAGATTCTTGGCGCCGAGAAGGCCCTCTTCCGCGCTCTCAAGACCAAGGGCAACACCCCCAAGTACGGTCTCATCTACCACTCGAGCTTCATTTCCCGCGCTGGCTCCAAGTACAAGGGCCGCATCTCGCGTTTCCTCGCGAACAAGTGCTCGATCGCGTGCCGCATCGACTGCTTCTCCGACGTGCCGACCAACAAGTTCGGCGAGGCCCTGCGCGCGCAGGTTGAGGAGCGCCTTGCCTTCTTCGAGACCGGCGTTGCGCCTTCCAAGAACGCCGACGCTATGCAGAAGGCATTGAAGGCGAttgccgccgacctcggtgatgacgaggatgacgacgacgacgacgagggcgacgtcTCTGCCGCCGACATCGAGGCTGCCGCCAAGCAGGTCGAGAAGGATCAGGTGTCTGCCGCCAAGGCCCGTGGACCAATGgaccccgagctcgcccagctggcgtcgagcgctGCCGCGACCCCGtccaagaaggagaagaaggacaagaaggacaagaaggagaagcgcaagcgcgacgaggacgaggacgaggacgaggggcGGAGGAAaaaggagaagaaggagaagaaggacaagtCCGACAAGTCCGAGtccaagaaggagaagaaggacaagtctgacaagaaggacaagaaggaaaagaaggacaagaaggacaagaagaagtCCAAGGACTAA
- a CDS encoding uncharacterized protein (Metallo-hydrolase oxidoreductase), translating to MSEVAENGGRCTPPTVATRKAPHPVSVHFLGTCSVFDAADGTNNRLHQSALRMVNISRLFVTHMHADHVLGIVAIMAVIMSGVGQSEAGLERLRAAGTAKKADINIYGPVGLRELIRTTLRLTKATLSGAYAVHELVPPGAEKGAGCSESELHVNEAVGRDVLANEEGVWEMIVDERSTKGTKGWMVSAGPLVHRVPSIGYVLQEPASRKPLDTARLIPLLQANAKELAAQDPPVRHPLSLLSHLSSLPPPPPLTLPSGEVIHPPEPTGEPGRKLVIFGDCAGGTPNEALQRMCHDASLLVHECTNAAIPESVGKGDRGRAVRASGLEQSLEAKRSKEFDQAAKDRGVVREPWIFHGNHQTTSSAVKAVEAFADKRDATRVKARSRGHATPDEVGEFAYAINARRVAVNHFSAMFPSPRFATNEPFPALLGPMSPYPYPVPAAEFVGVKALPLNTSELHLRVIIQSLVNQISAIWNGPNCHDHALQGPEPHLIKLAVAARDFMVLRVPSHELSESEVEAMRGAREDSVSVMRSWSCDGGAWVGEGGEWHWIGVDPPPAMGNRMHDVVPKDVRLDGTG from the exons ATGTCTGAGGTAGCGGAGAACGGCGGGCGCTGTACACCGCCAACTGTCGCAACCAGGAAGGCGCCACACCCAGTGTCCGTGCACTTT CTGGGAACTTGTAGTG TCTTCGACGCCGCTGATGGCACCAACAACCGCCTGCATCAGAGCGCGCTGCGCATGGTCAACATCTCGCGCCTTTTCGTGACGCACATGCACGCAGACCATGTCCTGGGTATCGTGGCCATCATGGCGGTCATTATgagtggagtggggcagtCCGAGGCGGGGCTTGAGCGCCTGCGGGCGGCTGGGACGGCCAAGAAG GCGGATATCAACATCTACGGACCGGTTgggctgcgcgagctcatccGCACCACGCTACGCCTCACGAAGGCCACCCTCTCCGGCGCGTACGCCGtgcacgagctcgtgcCGCCTGGCGCGGAGAAGGGCGCCGGGTGCTCCGAGTCGGAGCTGCACGTTAACGAAGCGGTGGGCCGCGACGTACTCGccaacgaggagggcgttTGGGAGATGATCGTGGACGAGCGCTCGACCAAGGGCACCAAGGGCTGGATGGTCAGCGCTGGGCCCCTAGTGCATCGAG TACCCTCTATTGGCTATGTCCTACAGGAGCCAGCATCTCGCAAGCCTCTGGACACGGCACGCTTGATCCCTCTCCTGCAAGCTAATGCAAAGGAGCTCGCGGCACAGGACCCACCTGTTCGGCACCCGCTGTCGCTTCTGAGCCATCTCAGCTCGctcccgccaccaccaccactgACGCTGCCTTCTGGCGAGGTGATACACCCTCCCGAACCGACAGGCGAGCCAGggcgcaagctcgtcaTCTTCGGGGACTGCGCAGGCGGTACACCTAACGAGGCGCTGCAACGTATGTGCCATGACGCATCTCTACTCGTGCATGAGTGCACAAATGCCGCAATTCCCGAGAGCGTCGGTAAGGGCGACCGTGGGCGCGCGgtgcgcgcgagcggccTAGAACAGAGCTTAGAGGCGAAGCGGAGCAAGGAGTTTGACCAGGCAGCCAAAGATCGCGGCGTTGTGCGCGAGCCGTGGATCTTCCACGGCAACCACCAGACAACGAGTTCGGCTGTcaaggcggtcgaggcgtTCGCCGACAAGCGCGATGCGACTCGCGTCaaggcgcgctcgcgcggccacgccacgcctgacgaggtcggcgagtTTGCGTACGCCATCAATGCGCGCCGCGTGGCAGTCAACCACTTCTCTGCCATGTtcccctcgccgcgcttcGCGACAAACGAGCCCTTCCCCGCGCTGTTGGGGCCAATGAGCCCGTACCCCTATCCCGTACCTGCGGCCGAGTTTGTGGGTGTCAAGGCGTTGCCGCTCAACACCTCGGAACTTCACCTGCGCGTCATCATCCAGAGTCTCGTCAACCAGATCAGCGCAATCTGGAACGGCCCGAACTGCCACGATCACGCGCTACAGGGCCCCGAGCCGCACCTCATCAAGCTCGCAGTCGCTGCGCGCGACTTTATGGTGCTTCGTGTGCCCAGCCATGAACtgagcgagagcgaggtcgAAGCGATGCGCGGAGCACGCGAGGACTCTGTTAGCGTCATGAGGAGCTGGTCGTGTGACGGAGGCGCGtgggtcggcgagggcggggagTGGCATTGGATTGGCGTCGATCCTCCGCCAGCGATGGGGAACAGGATGCACGACGTTGTGCCCAAGGACGTCAGGTTAGACGGCACGGGGTAG
- the RNR1 gene encoding uncharacterized protein (Provides the precursors necessary for DNA synthesis. Catalyzes the biosynthesis of deoxyribonucleotides from the corresponding ribonucleotides) codes for MKKTRQPYHYHKIQSPPNPHLPIARRAALPPTHPRPSPSSMWVYKRDGRKEPVAFDKITARIHKLSYGLDRNFVDPVQITQKVVAGVYPGITTTELDNLAAETAAYLTTTHADYAILAARLAVSNLHKETKKVFSQVITDLYNWVNPKTLKRSPMVSQEVYDVTMKHKDKLDSAIIYDRDFSYNFFGFKTLERSYLLRIDGKVAERPQHMLMRVAIGIHGENLDRVFETYNLMSERYFTHASPTLFNAGTPNAQMSSCFLVAMKDDSIDGIYDTLKTCAQISKTAGGIGLHIHNIRAKGSYIAGTNGYSNGIVPMLRAYDATARYVDQGGNKRPGAFAIYLEPWHADVFDFLDLRKNHGKEEMRARDLFYALWIPDLFMKRVESDGDWTLMCPAECPGLADVHSEEFEQLYEKYEREGNGRKTIKAQKLWFAILEAQTETGGPFMLYKDAANSKSNQQHLGTIKSSNLCTEIIEYSSPDEVAVCNLASIALPAFVDLEAQAYDFQKLHDITRVVTKNLDQVISRNYYPVVEARNSNMRHRPVGLGVQGLADTFMALRMPFDSPEARELNLQIFETIYHAALTASCEMAQDLGKYPSYEGSPISQGKLQFDLWGRTPTDLWDWNPVRKNIAQHGVRNSLLVAPMPTASTSQILGWNECFEPYTSMLYARRVLSGDFQVVCPWLLRDLINLGIWDDNMKNLIIANRGSVQNIPNIPDDIKAIYKTVWEISQKAVIELAADRGAFIDQSQSLNIHLSNPSFSQLTSMHFFGWKRGLKTGAYYLRTQPSANAIQFTIDASTLKQAKALDNTPSLLKKPMAQQADLVEPMRKVEINTTAPKAVHPSVTAASQARRSSETPAPSDSEEISYEEAKRRAEERAAAALQCSIDNKDACVMCSG; via the exons ATGAAAAAAACACGCCAACCCTACCATTATCACAAAATCCAG TCCCCTCCTA ACCCGCATCTCCCCATCGCCAGGCGAGCCGCTCttccacccacccacccacgCCCCTCCCCGTCCAGTATGTGGGTTTACAAGCGCGATGGCCGCAAGGAGCCGGTGGCTTTCGACAAGATCACTGCCCGT ATCCATAAGCTGTCGTacggcctcgaccgcaACTTTGTCGACCCCGTCCAGATCACTCAGAAGGTCGTTGCTGGCGTTTACCCCGGCATCACCACGACTGAGCTCGACAACCTTGCGGCTGAGACGGCCGCTTACCTGACCACCAC TCACGCCGACTatgccatcctcgccgcgcgtcTGGCCGTGTCCAACCTGCATAAGGAGACCAAGAAGGTCTTCTCGCAGGTCATCACCGACCTGTACAACTGGGTCAACCCCAAGACCCTCAAGCGGTCACCTATGGTCTCGCAGGAGGTATATGACGTGACGATGAAGcacaaggacaagctcgactCTGCGATCATCTACGACCGCGACTTCTCGTACAACTTCTTCGGCTTTAAGACGCTCGAGCGCTCGTacctcctccgcatcgacggcaaggtcgcTGAGCGCCCGCAGCACATGCTCATGCGTGTCGCTATCGGCATCCACGGCGAGAACCTTGACCGCGTCTTCGAGACTTACAACCTCATGTCTGAGCGCTACTTCACGCATGCCTCACCGACCCTCTTCAACGCCGGCACGCCCAACGCACAGATGTCTTCGTGCTTCCTCGTTGCCATGAAGGACGACTCGATTGACGGCATCTACGACACGCTCAAGACCTGCGCTCAGATCTCTAAGACTGCCGGCGGTATCGGTTTGCACATCCACAACATCCGCGCCAAGGGCTCGTACATTGCTGGCACCAACGGCTACTCGAACGGTATCGTTCCCATGCTCCGTGCCTACGATGCGACTGCCCGTTACGTTGACCAGGGCGGCAACAAGCGCCCCGGTGCCTTCGCCATCTACCTCGAGCCGTGGCACGCCGATGTCTTCGACTTCCTTGATCTCCGGAAGAACcacggcaaggaggagatgcgTGCCCGTGACCTCTTCTACGCCCTCTGGATTCCTGACCTCTTCATGAAGCGTGTCGAGTCGGATGGCGACTGGACCCTCATGTGTCCTGCCGAGTGCCCCGGCCTTGCCGACGTCCACTCTGAGGAGTTTGAGCAGCTCTACGAGAAgtacgagcgcgagggcaATGGTCGCAAGACCATCAAGGCTCAGAAGCTTTGGttcgccatcctcgaggcccAGACCGAGACCGGCGGCCCCTTCATGCTCTACAAGGACGCGGCCAACTCAAAGTCGAACCAGCAGCACCTCGGCACTATCAAGTCGTCCAACCTCTGCACTGAGATCATTGAGTACTCGTCGCCCGACGAGGTTGCCGTGTGCAACCTTGCCTCGATCGCTCTCCCTGCTtttgtcgacctcgaggcgcaggcCTACGACTTCCAGAAGCTCCACGACATCACCAGGGTTGTTACCAAGAACCTCGACCAGGTCATTTCGCGCAACTACTACCCCGTTGTTGAGGCGCGTAACTCCAACATGCGTCACCGGCCCGTCGGTCTCGGTGTCCAGGGCCTTGCCGACACCTTCATGGCTCTCCGCATGCCCTTCGACTCGCCAGAGGCCCGTGAGCTCAACCTGCAGATCTTCGAGACCATCTACCACGCCGCTCTCACCGCGTCGTGCGAGATGGCCCAGGACCTTGGCAAGTACCCTTCGTACGAGGGCTCGCCCATCTCGCAGGGCAAGCTCCAGTTCGACCTGTGGGGCCGCACCCCAACCGACCTTTGGGACTGGAACCCGGTGCGCAAGAACATTGCCCAGCACGGTGTCCGCAACTCACTCCTCGTTGCGCCGATGCCCActgcctcgacctcgcaGATCCTCGGCTGGAACGAGTGCTTCGAGCCTTACACCTCGATGCTCTACGCCCGTCGTGTGCTCTCGGGTGACTTCCAGGTCGTGTGTCCCTGGCTCCTGCGCGACCTGATCAACCTCGGCATCTGGGACGACAACATGAAGAACCTCATCATTGCCAACCGCGGTTCGGTCCAGAACATCCCCAACATCCCCGATGACATTAAGGCCATCTACAAGACGGTGTGGGAGATTTCGCAGAAGGCAgtcatcgagctcgccgccgaccgTGGCGCGTTCATTGACCAGAGCCAGTCGCTCAACATCCACCTGTCGAACCCCTCGTTCTCGCAGCTCACGTCGATGCACTTCTTCGGCTGGAAGCGCGGCCTCAAGACCGGCGCATACTACCTCCGCACGCAGCCTTCGGCCAACGCTATCCAGTTCACCATCGACGCCAGTACGCTCAagcaggccaaggcgctcgacaaCACGCCCTCTTTGCTCAAGAAGCCCATGGCGCAGCAGGctgacctcgtcgagcccaTGCGCAAGGTTGAGATCAACACGACCGCGCCCAAGGCCGTGCACCCGTCCGTAACCGCCGCGTCGCAGGCCCGTCGCTCCTCTGAGACGCCTGCGCCCAGCGACTCGGAGGAGATCTCGtacgaggaggccaagcgccgcgCTGAGGAGCGTGCTGCCGCGGCTCTCCAGTGCAGCATCGACAACAAGGACGCCTGCGTCATGTGCTCTGGGTAA
- a CDS encoding uncharacterized protein (BRO1-like domain), whose translation MAPFLFPYPTTGSVTFSTVLLDRGLAYTLELADATVARTKLQLVLKAAAAGDQGTSALAILEAVQVYLPHLRGIIACLDTDDLLFKASAPLLPFPSIHAEHHFVLLVYTIALCNYAASILSSLPIFESTGRGVPALSTEDEKKTTAALSRAVDLLSQASGVADWAATNVAPQLEEGRRATGGRVGKGYKWPVETGPEGFRGLSMILLADAHVTAIRKLLLPVLGHALFAPPGPPLPPKHASPSLLGKLYLHVASLYSQASALFAVHDVPAVKAKLFARDRLPNDPDAAESDIIPDLKRYLRKEALLSSALAYKWLGVDVGENGKGNCVGEAIAWISEARERLAQLEDGKVEAKLKGLSIGRSAERRKEARKMRQGRIERETADADAWISSYKKMNDTVAFQPIPPATSLVAPPGRPIFTAKAFSPPDAKLTPLVRDEGSDPERRDDPSSPREAEYAGKGNYF comes from the exons ATGGCTCCCTTCCTCTTTCCATATCCAACGACGGGGTCGGTGACCTTCTCTACCGTCCTACTTGACAGGGGATTGGCATACACGCTCGAGTTGGCTGACGCAACGGTCGCACGCACCaagctccagctcgtcctcaaaGCGGCTGCCGCTGGGGATCAAGGCACGTCggcgctcgccatcctcgaggcAGTGCAGGTCTACCTTCCCCATCTGCGTGGTATCATCGCATGTCTCGACACCGATGACCTCTTATTCAAGG CCTCCgcccctctccttcccttcccctcgATCCACGCCGAGCACCACTTCGTACTCCTAGTCTACACCATCGCACTGTGTAACTATGCAGCGAGcatcctctcctcgctcccGATATTCGAGTCGACCGGGCGCGGCGTGCCTGCCCTCAgcaccgaggacgagaagaagacgacaGCCGCGCTCTCCCGCGCTGTCGACCTTCTCTCGCAGGCCTCGGGCGTGGCAGATTGGGCTGCGACAAACGTGGCCCCtcagctcgaggagggccgcaGGGCCACCGGTGGCCGCGTGGGAAAGGGCTACAAGTGGCCGGTCGAGACAGGGCCTGAGGGTTTCCGCGGCCTCTCAAT gatcctcctcgctgacGCGCACGTCACGGCAAtccgcaagctcctcctccccgtGCTGGGACACGCGCTCTTTGCTCCCCCAGGcccgcccctcccacccaaGCACGCCTCCCCCAGTCTCCTGGGCAAACTCTACCTCCACGTCGCGAGCCTGTACTCTCAAGCCTCGGCACTGTTTGCGGTACACGACGTGCCAGCCGTCAAGGCAAAACTCTTCGCACGCGACCGCCTCCCCAACGACCCTGACGCGGCAGAGAGCGACATCATCCCCGACCTCAAGCGCTACCTGCGGAAGGAGGCGCTCTTGTCTTCAGCGCTGGCGTATAAGTGGTTGGGAGTCGATGTGGGGGAAAACGGCAAGGGCAACTGCGTCGGAGAGGCGATTGCGTGGATCTCGGAGGCAAGGGAACGCCtggcccagctcgaggacggcaaggtcgaggccaagttGAAGGGTCTTAGTATTGGCCGTAGCGCCGAGCGCAGGAAAGAGGCTCGCAAGATGCGGCAGGGAAGgatcgagcgcgagacTGCAGATGCGGACGCGTGGATCAGCTCGTACAAGAAGATGAACGATACG GTCGCGTTCCAGCCCATCCCACCGGCCACGAGCCTCGTCGCACCTCCCGGCCGACCCATCTTCACAGCTAAGGCGTTCTCACCAcccgacgccaagctcacccCGCTCGTCCGGGACGAGGGTTCCGACCCAGAACGGCGAGACGACCCGTCCTCTCCTCGCGAGGCGGAGTACGCGGGCAAGGGAAATTACTTCTAG